TGTAATCTCAAGTTGCAACTTGCCCTTCCCCATCTCTGAGTCTCCCGGCCGCTCGTCTCGAGCAATGGGTACCGACTTCCAACCGCTGCCCACCTCCCACTTCTCAACCTCTCCCGATACCGGATTGCGCCGGGCGGGCATGCCGCGTTGTCGGCAGAGTGCGATGTAAAGCCGCTCAATATCGCGCCTTGTTCCGCGTCTTAGTGCCAATACCTGGGAGGGCAAGAGCGGCGGACCAAGGCGATCAGGATCTCGCTCGATGGTGATGTTGCGAGCAATCCAGTGCCGGACCCGGTTACCCTTGCTATCCGGTCCCATGGCGGGAAGTTCCTTCCTCAAGAACGACGCAAGTTGAGAACGTTCCCTGCGACCGGAGGCTGGTTCGTCGTCGATGCGCACCGGCAGGACGAAGTCGAGGAAACGCTCACGGGCTGCGGAGTCGAGGGAGGCCAAGTGAGATTTCAGATGGCCATCAC
The DNA window shown above is from Calditrichota bacterium and carries:
- a CDS encoding transglutaminase domain-containing protein encodes the protein MASLDSAARERFLDFVLPVRIDDEPASGRRERSQLASFLRKELPAMGPDSKGNRVRHWIARNITIERDPDRLGPPLLPSQVLALRRGTRRDIERLYIALCRQRGMPARRNPVSGEVEKWEVGSGWKSVPIARDERPGDSEMGKGKLQLEITSGDSLSGAALYLRDWALSRWKGDRGEPVDLGWHRPAREIITPVDLPVGWYLLTSGMRLKDGSVNATLRWFEVQTGRTTRQHLRLSPTGEANAGTTSGGAGE